One Oncorhynchus masou masou isolate Uvic2021 chromosome 18, UVic_Omas_1.1, whole genome shotgun sequence DNA window includes the following coding sequences:
- the LOC135504620 gene encoding glucose-6-phosphate 1-dehydrogenase-like isoform X1 yields MGSASSAERPAGGAIAQQGPGKMSSIPLSRSEVFGELRKELHEDEEFRQSDAHIFIIMGASGDLAKKKIYPTLWWLFRDGLLPEQTHFVGFARSDLTVDAIKTACMPYLKVADSEAERLSVFFSRNSYVSGKYADESAFSNLHTHLLSLPGGGEANRLFYLALPPSIYHDVTKNIKHHCMSTNRGWNRVIVEKPFGRDLQSSEELSTHLSSLFTEDQIYRIDHYLGKEMVQNLMVLRFGNRIFGPIWNRDSIACVVLTFKEPFGTQGRGGYFDDFGIIRDVMQNHLLQMLSLVAMEKPASTSSDDVRDEKVKVLKCIAPITMSDVVLGQYVGDPEGEGDAKLGYLDDPTVPKGSTQATFATAVLYVHNERWDGVPFILRCGKALNERKAEVRLQFTDVPGDIFGAQCRRNELVVRVQPNEAVYAKMMSKKPGVYFHPEETELDLTYKSRYKDVKLPDAYERLILDVFCGSQMHFVRSDELREAWRIFTPLLHQIENEKTPPTPYKYGSRGPTEADELSKRVGFRYEGTYKWVNPHRL; encoded by the exons ATGGGAAGTGCATCGAGCGCTG AGAGACCCGCCGGTGGTGCCATTGCACAACAAGGACCTG GAAAAATGAGCTCCATTCCCCTCTCTCGGTCCGAGGTGTTTGGAGAGCTGCGGAAGGAGCTGCATGAGGATGAGGAGTTCCGTCAGTCCGACGCTCACATCTTCATCATCATGGGAGCATcg GGGGATCTAGCCAAAAAGAAAATCTACCCAACTCTATG GTGGTTGTTTAGAGATGGGCTCCTTCCTGAACAGACTCACTTTGTGGGCTTTGCCCGCTCTGACCTCACAGTGGATGCCATCAAAACTGCCTGCATGCCCTATCTGAAG GTGGCAGACTCTGAGGCTGAGCGGTTGTCTGTGTTCTTCAGCCGTAACTCTTATGTCAGTGGGAAGTATGCGGATGAGAGTGCCTTCTCCAACCTCCACACCCACCTGCTGTCCCTGCCCGGGGGTGGTGAGGCCAACCGCCTCTTTTACCTGGCCCTGCCGCCCAGCATCTACCACGATGTCACCAAGAACATTAAGCACCACTGCATGAGCACCAA taggggcTGGAACAGGGTGATTGTGGAGAAGCCGTTTGGTCGTGACCTGCAGAGCTCTGAGGAGCtgtccacccacctctcctccctgtttACTGAGGATCAGATCTACCGCATAGACCACTACCTGGGCAAGGAGATGGTGCAGAACCTCATGGTCCTCAG GTTTGGGAACCGGATCTTTGGGCCAATCTGGAACAGGGACAGCATAGCGTGTGTGGTCCTCACCTTCAAAGAACCCTTCGGGACCCAGGGCCGAGGCGGCTACTTTGATGACTTTGGCATTATCCG TGATGTCATGCAGAACCACTTGCTCCAGATGCTCTCTCTGGTTGCCATGGAGAAGCCGGCCTCCACCAGCTCTGATGATGTCAGGGATGAAAAG GTGAAGGTGCTGAAGTGCATCGCCCCAATTACCATGTCAGATGTGGTGTTGGGGCAGTACGTGGGCGACCCAGAGGGAGAAGGGGACGCCAAGCTGGGTTACCTTGATGACCCCACTGTCCCCAAAGGCTCCACCCAGGCCACCTTTGCCACAGCTGTGCTCTACGTGCACAACGAGCGCTGGGATG GTGTTCCCTTCATCCTGCGTTGCGGCAAAGCCCTGAATGAGCGGAAAGCAGAGGTCCGGTTGCAGTTCACCGACGTCCCGGGGGACATCTTTGGCGCGCAGTGTCGTAGGAATGAGCTGGTGGTGCGCGTGCAGCCCAACGAGGCCGTCTACGCCAAGATGATGAGCAAGAAACCAGGAGTGTACTTCCACCCCGAGGAGACGGAGCTAGACCTCACCTACAAGAGCAGATACAAG gatgtGAAGTTGCCAGACGCCTACGAGCGTCTCATCCTGGACGTCTTCTGCGGCAGCCAGATGCACTTTGTCAGAAG TGATGAGCTGAGGGAAGCCTGGAGGATCTTTACGCCTCTCCTTCATCAGATAGAGAACGAGAAGACTCCCCCCACACCCTACAAATATGGAAG CCGGGGTCCAACGGAAGCGGACGAGCTCTCAAAGAGGGTCGGTTTCCGTTACGAAGGAACATACAAATGGGTCAACCCCCACCgactgtga